In Desulfuromonadales bacterium, one DNA window encodes the following:
- a CDS encoding DUF4911 domain-containing protein, giving the protein MNDSLVKRCFRLDRANIAYLRFILEGYDGLVFLRTLDPRAALVEVAYPASCREDAESLLAALVDECAMSESPWPPVGQFPSL; this is encoded by the coding sequence ATGAACGATTCTCTCGTCAAGCGTTGCTTCCGCCTCGATCGGGCCAACATCGCCTACCTTCGCTTCATCCTCGAAGGGTACGATGGTCTGGTCTTCCTGCGCACCCTCGATCCCCGCGCGGCGCTGGTGGAAGTCGCCTACCCTGCCAGTTGCCGCGAAGATGCCGAATCACTCCTGGCCGCTCTCGTCGACGAGTGCGCCATGAGCGAGTCGCCCTGGCCTCCAGTCGGTCAATTCCCATCCCTGTAA
- the ald gene encoding alanine dehydrogenase: MKMIIAVPREIKTREYRIGMTPAGARTLVEDGHRVLVETGAGLGSGIDDAAYLTAGAEMVGSAAEVYGRGELVVKVKEPLPDEFALLRPGQILFTYLHLAPARELTRALLQRQVTGIAYETVERADGTLPLLNPMSEIAGRMAVQVGAHYLQKENGGKGVLLAGAPGVRPGRVVILGAGTVGSNAVRIAVGMGADVTVLDIDPGRLTFLDDHYGNRVHTVMSNSQNIEDEARDADLLIGAVLVAGARAPLLVSRETVAAMTAGSVIVDVAVDQGGCVATTRPTTHDDPVYVVDGVTHYGVANMPGAVSRTSTFALTNSTLPYVRKIAGLGLEKATAADEALRRGVSTHAGRLTSEPVAKALGIPWEPYPHEPEPPG; the protein is encoded by the coding sequence ATGAAAATGATAATTGCCGTCCCCAGAGAAATCAAAACACGGGAATATCGCATCGGGATGACCCCGGCCGGGGCGCGCACCCTCGTCGAGGACGGCCACCGCGTCCTGGTCGAAACCGGCGCCGGCCTCGGCAGCGGCATCGACGACGCGGCGTACTTGACGGCCGGCGCCGAAATGGTCGGCTCGGCAGCCGAAGTCTATGGCAGAGGCGAACTGGTCGTCAAGGTCAAGGAGCCGCTGCCCGACGAATTCGCCCTGCTGCGGCCCGGACAGATCCTCTTCACCTATCTGCACCTCGCCCCGGCCCGGGAACTGACCCGCGCCCTTCTGCAGCGGCAGGTCACCGGCATCGCCTACGAAACGGTGGAACGGGCCGACGGCACCCTCCCCCTGCTCAACCCGATGAGCGAAATCGCCGGACGGATGGCGGTGCAGGTCGGCGCCCACTACCTGCAGAAGGAGAACGGCGGCAAGGGGGTTCTGCTGGCGGGAGCCCCGGGGGTGCGGCCCGGCCGGGTGGTGATCCTCGGGGCGGGAACCGTCGGCAGCAATGCCGTGCGCATTGCCGTCGGCATGGGGGCGGATGTCACGGTACTCGACATCGACCCGGGCCGGCTGACCTTTCTCGACGACCATTACGGCAACCGCGTCCACACGGTCATGTCGAACTCGCAGAACATCGAGGATGAGGCGCGGGACGCCGACCTGCTGATCGGTGCCGTGCTGGTGGCCGGAGCGCGGGCGCCGCTGCTGGTGAGCCGGGAGACGGTGGCCGCCATGACTGCGGGCAGCGTCATCGTCGACGTCGCCGTCGACCAGGGGGGGTGCGTGGCGACGACCCGGCCGACGACCCACGACGACCCGGTCTACGTGGTGGACGGCGTCACCCATTACGGCGTCGCCAACATGCCGGGAGCGGTGAGCCGGACCAGCACCTTCGCCCTGACCAACAGCACCCTCCCCTACGTGCGCAAAATCGCCGGCCTGGGTCTGGAAAAAGCGACGGCGGCCGACGAAGCGCTGCGCCGCGGGGTCAGCACCCACGCCGGCCGGCTGACCAGCGAGCCGGTGGCCAAGGCCCTCGGCATCCCATGGGAGCCGTATCCCCATGAGCCGGAACCTCCAGGGTAA